The proteins below come from a single Granulicella sibirica genomic window:
- a CDS encoding cellulase family glycosylhydrolase, translated as MKRLQARYKVLSRFKHALLFSTISLVAWTSACGQASISVSGGRLQRDGRPWTPHGVVQIAFVAPPAAQQGVFTEAYQHYSPSDYTAMRSYGIDSVRIQISQPGLDPQNPLFTPAFRSQVIDAVHAARAAGLIVMLSVQDEEQIGEKKDRVASLLNDATRRVWASLAPVFARDHGIIYELLNEPDLPPNPENWRKWAHEMNATLKVVRDAGASNVAIADGLLFAERLGGAPALHDPDGQVVYASHPYAHRAQDQTAPSWEVRGLGTNARRRCDRVDDSAQVLLRPGYPKIRGGVSPLPQWAWHRLDGIRLGYFRAEVWQYFPCFPPQISAFEGLTCGEPGFGPGRAVERFFQGRLQP; from the coding sequence ATGAAGCGCTTGCAAGCACGGTATAAAGTGTTGTCCCGGTTCAAACACGCTTTACTTTTCTCCACCATCTCTCTTGTCGCGTGGACCTCGGCCTGCGGACAGGCCTCCATTTCTGTGTCAGGCGGCAGGCTTCAAAGAGACGGTCGTCCGTGGACTCCTCACGGGGTTGTACAGATTGCCTTTGTCGCACCTCCCGCTGCACAACAGGGCGTATTCACCGAAGCGTACCAACACTACTCGCCTTCGGATTACACCGCCATGCGCTCATACGGGATCGACTCAGTGCGTATTCAGATTTCACAACCGGGACTCGACCCTCAGAATCCCTTGTTCACCCCTGCCTTTCGTTCGCAGGTCATCGACGCCGTACACGCGGCTCGAGCGGCTGGGCTCATCGTGATGCTCAGCGTCCAGGATGAAGAGCAGATTGGCGAGAAAAAAGACAGAGTCGCGTCGCTGCTGAACGACGCCACCCGTCGTGTATGGGCTTCTCTTGCCCCTGTGTTCGCGAGAGATCACGGTATCATCTATGAACTCCTCAATGAACCGGATCTGCCCCCAAACCCCGAAAACTGGCGCAAGTGGGCTCACGAGATGAACGCTACGCTCAAGGTCGTTCGCGATGCCGGAGCTTCCAATGTCGCGATAGCCGACGGTCTGCTCTTCGCCGAGAGGTTAGGAGGTGCACCAGCGCTGCATGATCCTGACGGACAGGTAGTCTACGCATCACACCCATATGCCCATCGTGCTCAAGATCAGACGGCGCCTTCATGGGAAGTTCGGGGACTTGGCACGAACGCACGCCGTCGTTGTGACCGAGTGGACGACAGTGCCCAAGTATTATTGCGACCTGGGTACCCCAAAATACGCGGAGGAGTTTCTCCGCTACCTCAATGGGCGTGGCATCGGCTTGATGGCATACGGCTGGGATATTTCAGGGCCGAAGTTTGGCAGTACTTTCCATGTTTTCCGCCCCAGATCAGCGCGTTTGAAGGTTTGACATGTGGAGAACCGGGCTTTGGACCCGGCAGGGCAGTCGAGCGATTCTTTCAAGGGCGGCTTCAACCATGA
- a CDS encoding class I SAM-dependent methyltransferase, which produces MSDEKKMTSARTSHASIVSMTPSTRDESTQKASSPISLYEKMGERTTQPFAIHILDALQPILNLDLIDIAAGTGGLALVAAERGARVLATDVSAPMIDRIRERLGPGQRGRAEIMDFSTLNLRDASYDIAVSNFGVLAFSKWRLGLAEMIRVTRHGGRINLSMWTQRDDCSPAHLMKRVFSTLFPARVLWPADMFPVFTEEALRADVRAAGCSDVQVEVVTADWSPFSSVDVVSECHPMFKGFPGYATLTPLEAEKLHAALQDAFQSYAGEDGVIRLPTRAFVVTGRRL; this is translated from the coding sequence ATGAGCGATGAAAAGAAGATGACCTCCGCGAGGACGAGTCACGCCTCTATCGTCAGTATGACACCGAGCACTCGAGACGAGTCTACTCAAAAGGCAAGCAGCCCCATAAGCCTCTATGAGAAGATGGGCGAGCGAACCACGCAACCCTTTGCCATCCACATCCTCGATGCGTTGCAACCGATCTTAAACCTCGACCTTATAGATATTGCCGCTGGCACCGGTGGATTGGCCCTTGTTGCCGCCGAGCGTGGAGCAAGGGTGCTTGCTACAGACGTGAGCGCGCCCATGATCGACCGAATACGTGAACGTTTGGGCCCAGGCCAACGTGGCCGGGCGGAGATCATGGACTTCAGTACGCTGAACCTGAGGGACGCTAGCTACGACATAGCAGTATCCAATTTTGGGGTGCTTGCGTTCTCGAAGTGGCGGCTTGGCTTAGCCGAGATGATCCGTGTCACGAGGCACGGAGGACGGATCAACCTTTCGATGTGGACTCAAAGGGACGATTGCTCTCCGGCTCACCTTATGAAACGGGTGTTCAGCACTCTGTTTCCCGCCCGGGTTCTTTGGCCTGCCGACATGTTCCCTGTTTTCACGGAAGAAGCACTGCGCGCTGACGTGCGAGCTGCGGGCTGCAGCGACGTCCAGGTCGAGGTTGTGACAGCGGACTGGAGTCCGTTCTCCTCGGTAGACGTCGTAAGTGAATGCCACCCTATGTTCAAGGGCTTTCCAGGCTATGCCACGTTGACCCCTCTTGAGGCAGAAAAACTGCACGCTGCGCTACAGGATGCGTTCCAAAGCTATGCCGGAGAGGATGGCGTCATCCGTCTCCCGACAAGAGCTTTCGTTGTCACTGGACGGCGGCTCTGA
- a CDS encoding purine-nucleoside phosphorylase, producing MYQWIVISIIVFLSSNSFAEPKSKITVKVMIVSMFGPEGEVWRSHRVLDRLTVVPGLLPADSAVHCGRDGVCQVTTGMGYANAAASISALIYSRQFDLQKTYWLIAGVAGINPARGTLGTAAWAHYLVDFGLQWELDKRDAPAAWPSGYLGINTMSPAEKPQLIYGTEVFKLNDELVNRAFSLSESVKLTDSPSAQKARAVYGYAPANAAPAVVQCDTLSSDTWFSGTHLTERADVWASELTDHHAVACTSQQEDNATFAVLMRAAGEHLVDTNRVAVLRTGSDFDRAPPGGSDASTLLNYQSAGGFEPAVMNLYLAGNTLVQEIAGHWSAWRRGVPPR from the coding sequence ATGTACCAATGGATTGTCATCAGCATAATTGTCTTCCTAAGCTCAAACAGCTTCGCTGAGCCGAAATCCAAAATCACCGTCAAAGTTATGATCGTCTCGATGTTTGGTCCGGAAGGAGAGGTGTGGCGCTCGCACCGGGTGCTAGATAGGCTTACGGTGGTGCCTGGTCTCCTGCCCGCCGACTCAGCTGTACACTGCGGCCGTGATGGGGTGTGTCAGGTCACCACTGGGATGGGTTACGCCAATGCCGCCGCGTCGATTAGTGCCCTTATTTACTCACGGCAATTTGATCTTCAGAAGACTTATTGGCTTATTGCTGGCGTCGCTGGAATAAACCCAGCTCGTGGTACCCTCGGCACTGCCGCCTGGGCACACTACTTGGTAGACTTCGGTCTTCAATGGGAACTCGACAAACGAGATGCTCCAGCTGCCTGGCCAAGTGGATATCTTGGCATCAACACAATGAGCCCAGCTGAGAAGCCTCAGCTAATTTATGGGACAGAGGTGTTTAAACTCAATGACGAGCTGGTGAATCGCGCTTTCTCCCTCTCTGAAAGTGTGAAGCTTACCGACAGCCCTAGCGCTCAGAAAGCACGAGCTGTTTACGGTTATGCTCCTGCTAATGCGGCACCTGCCGTTGTCCAGTGCGATACGCTTTCAAGTGATACCTGGTTTTCTGGAACCCATCTGACTGAACGCGCTGATGTATGGGCATCGGAGTTAACGGACCACCATGCCGTCGCCTGCACCAGTCAGCAAGAGGATAACGCAACCTTTGCGGTTCTGATGCGGGCGGCTGGAGAACACTTGGTGGACACAAACCGTGTGGCTGTGCTCCGCACAGGTTCAGATTTCGATCGAGCTCCTCCCGGCGGAAGTGATGCGAGTACTCTCCTCAATTACCAATCGGCTGGAGGCTTCGAACCCGCAGTCATGAATCTTTACCTCGCAGGCAACACGTTGGTGCAGGAAATTGCGGGACATTGGTCAGCTTGGCGGCGTGGAGTTCCGCCGCGATAG